From Thermoflexus sp.:
TGTCGGGGATGTGGTGGTGGCCACCGTCAAAGACGCGATCCCGACCGCCACGGTGAAGAAGGGCGAGATCGTGCGCGCGGTGATCGTCCGGACGGCGAAGGAATATCGTCGCCCGGATGGGTCGACGATTCGTTTTGATGATAACGCTGCGGTGATCCTGGATGAATTCGGCAATCCAAAGGGAACGCGGATCTTTGGCCCGGTTGCCCGGGAGCTTCGGGATAAGGGCTTCACCAAGATCATCTCCCTGGCTCCGGAGGTGCTGTGAGCGCGGCAAAGAGGGGACGGCACGCTGGGAGGGGAGAAAGGATCCCGGATAGGGGGATCGGTGGCGTTCATGAAGGGTTGCGATCCATATATCGGGGGAAGAAGGACTATGGCGGCCAAGGTCAAGCGAGGGGATCGGGTTCTGGTGATCGCCGGAGATGACCGGGGCGCCCAGGGGGAGGTCCTGCGGGTGCTCCGGAAGGAAAACCGGGTGGTGGTCTCCGGGGTCAACATTGTTAAGAAGCATCAGCGCCCCCGCCCTACCGGGCGTGGGCAGGTGGGCGGCATCATGGAATTCGAGGCGCCCATCCATATTTCCAATGTGATGCTGATCTGCCCGAAATGCAATCAGCCCACGCGTGTGGGATTTGTGATAGAGCCTGATGGACGTAAGCTTCGTCAGTGCAAGAGGTGTCAGGCGACCTTTGTTTAATTGGGATCTGCAGGCCGGCCAATCCCCGGCTTCTGGGGGATTGCCCCAGTCTCCATCTTTCTCTTCCTGCATTTGGTGAGATCAGGGGAGGCGATCAGGATGGCGGAGACAACCACGAGGGCGGTTCCGCGTTTGAAACAGCGTTACCTGGAGGAAGTCCGGCCGGCCCTTATGCGGGAGTTCGGCTATCGCAACATCATGGAGGTCCCCCGGATCTGGAAGGTGGTGGTGAATGTGGGGGTTGGGGAAGCGGTCACCAACCCCAAGGCCCTGGATTATGCGGTCCAGAACATCGCCACCATCACGGGCCAGAAACCGCTGATCACCAAGGCCCGCAAATCCATCGCGGCCTTCAAATTGCGGGCCGGTCGCCCCATCGGGGTTAAGGTGACCCTGCGAGGGGATCGGATGTGGGCCTTCCTGGACCGGTTGTTCAACGTGGCCCTTCCCCGTATCCGGGATTTCCGGGGCGTCTCGCCCGATTCCTTCGACGGCCGGGGGAATTACACGCTGGGGCTGCGGGAGCAGCTGGTCTGGCCGGAGATCGATTACAGTCAGGTGGATAAGGTTCGAGGGATGGAGATCACGATCGTGACCACGGCGAAAACCGATGCGGAGGCGCGGCGGCTGCTGGAGCTGCTCGGCATGCCGTTCCGCAAAGGCTAAAAACCACGGACGTCGGACCCAGGGAGGAGGACGTGGCCCGGAAGTGCATGATATATCGAGAGATGCGACGGAAATACAA
This genomic window contains:
- the rplE gene encoding 50S ribosomal protein L5, with the protein product MAETTTRAVPRLKQRYLEEVRPALMREFGYRNIMEVPRIWKVVVNVGVGEAVTNPKALDYAVQNIATITGQKPLITKARKSIAAFKLRAGRPIGVKVTLRGDRMWAFLDRLFNVALPRIRDFRGVSPDSFDGRGNYTLGLREQLVWPEIDYSQVDKVRGMEITIVTTAKTDAEARRLLELLGMPFRKG
- the rplX gene encoding 50S ribosomal protein L24; its protein translation is MAAKVKRGDRVLVIAGDDRGAQGEVLRVLRKENRVVVSGVNIVKKHQRPRPTGRGQVGGIMEFEAPIHISNVMLICPKCNQPTRVGFVIEPDGRKLRQCKRCQATFV
- the rplN gene encoding 50S ribosomal protein L14 — encoded protein: MVQQETRLKVADNTGAREILVIRVLGGSYRRYGYVGDVVVATVKDAIPTATVKKGEIVRAVIVRTAKEYRRPDGSTIRFDDNAAVILDEFGNPKGTRIFGPVARELRDKGFTKIISLAPEVL